The following are encoded in a window of Kaistia algarum genomic DNA:
- a CDS encoding ABC transporter permease, translated as MSDGTALNGVVEGRARRLRTPNDSPLKWLCLAPVAVWFVLLFGLPLAFLVWIGFWRIEDFQQVPDFSLDNYREIAGNLFVKSRYGLAMLQSFWVAATTALVAVAFAYGIALAIAFAVPAKRQRLALLFAVAPFWSSYVLRLYSWQTILSKNGVVNSVLKAAGIDVVRLDVIYTQIATRIGLVHYLTPILVVILYVTVANIDRTLIEAARELGATRWQAFRRVILPLSKVGLITAGSFAVIIALGDALSGNLLGGGTGRSLIGKYPLFASMLMTDYSSSTNLPRTSALATILILMMILVLVTGAIFAGRAQRRISG; from the coding sequence TGGCTGTGCCTCGCGCCCGTTGCCGTCTGGTTCGTCCTGCTCTTTGGCCTGCCGCTGGCCTTTCTCGTCTGGATCGGCTTCTGGCGGATCGAGGATTTCCAGCAGGTCCCGGATTTCTCGCTCGACAATTACCGCGAGATCGCCGGCAACCTCTTCGTGAAGTCGCGCTATGGCCTTGCCATGCTGCAATCCTTCTGGGTGGCGGCGACCACAGCGCTGGTCGCTGTCGCCTTCGCCTATGGCATAGCCCTTGCTATCGCCTTCGCGGTCCCGGCGAAACGCCAGCGCTTGGCGCTCCTCTTCGCCGTCGCGCCGTTCTGGAGCAGCTATGTGCTCCGTCTCTACTCCTGGCAGACGATCCTTTCCAAGAATGGCGTGGTCAATTCGGTGTTGAAGGCGGCCGGTATCGATGTCGTTCGTCTCGACGTCATCTACACGCAGATCGCGACCCGCATCGGCCTGGTGCATTACCTGACGCCGATCCTGGTGGTGATCCTGTATGTGACCGTCGCCAATATCGACCGCACCCTGATCGAGGCGGCGCGCGAACTGGGCGCCACGCGCTGGCAGGCCTTTCGCCGGGTGATCCTGCCGCTTTCGAAGGTTGGACTGATCACCGCCGGCTCCTTCGCGGTCATCATCGCGCTCGGCGATGCTCTGTCGGGCAATCTGCTTGGCGGGGGCACCGGGCGGTCGCTGATCGGCAAATATCCGCTCTTCGCCAGCATGCTGATGACCGATTATTCGAGCTCGACGAACCTGCCGCGCACTTCCGCGCTCGCCACGATCCTCATCCTGATGATGATCCTCGTTCTGGTGACCGGCGCGATCTTTGCCGGAAGGGCGCAGCGGAGGATTTCGGGATGA